The proteins below are encoded in one region of Struthio camelus isolate bStrCam1 chromosome 11, bStrCam1.hap1, whole genome shotgun sequence:
- the LOC104145674 gene encoding V-set and immunoglobulin domain-containing protein 4 isoform X2: protein MGMLVRTAVLMNPLLLCNALLDLIGPGEIVGVWKGFNILPCTYVPVKDFVQQTVIWTVVHDQSSGTVFRRDDSGDHILLSEYRDRVSVVKNSPGNVSLHIWKLEISDRGTYTCQVTWKTSNNSLITNEITTRVEVVKVAVTKPIIRAGELGLMVPAGARTSLTCVATGSPPISYRWFLGEPGGKARLLGSQAELTFDSLRPSDSGKYYCEAENRVGARVAQQSDAVELTVRDLPTTTVALESGVGTSERYQTTTEKNPTELVFRGTSVIPWTPRGPTTVTDLPLTVMTSENDVGNPGKNHTTKDFQKTRLSLYLIILIAVVCGAVVFLIVFILCIRKPKSAITTQ, encoded by the exons ATGGGAATGCTGGTGAGAACTGCTGTGCTTATGAATCCTCTTCTTCTCTGCAATG ctcttctGGACCTGATTGGCCCCGGTGAAATTGTAGGAGTGTGGAAGGGATTTAACATCTTGCCATGTACCTATGTGCCCGTGAAGGACTTTGTGCAGCAAACGGTTATTTGGACTGTGGTACATGACCAAAGTTCAGGCACTGTTTTTAGGAGGGATGACTCTGGTGATCACATTCTACTCTCTGAGTACAGAGATAGGGTCAGTGTTGTGAAGAACTCTCCAGGGAACGTGTCTCTTCATATTTGGAAACTTGAAATCTCCGACAGGGGAACCTACACTTGCCAAGTCACCTGGAAAACCAGCAACAACAGCCTGATAACAAATGAGATCACCACCAGAGTTGAGGTTGTTAAAG TTGCAGTGACTAAGCCCATCATCAGGGCTGGTGAGCTGGGACTGATGGTCCCGGCAGGAGCCAGGACCAGCCTGACCTGTGTGGCCACTGGATCCCCACCCATCAGCTACCGCTGGTTCCTGGGAGAGCCGGGAGGAAAAGCTCGGCTTCTGGGCAGTCAGGCCGAACTCACGTTTGACAGTCTGCGACCCTCCGACTCGGGGAAATACTACTGTGAAGCAGAAAACAGGGTTGGGGCACGTGTCGCGCAGCAGAGCGATGCTGTAGAGCTGACAGTGAGAG ATCTgcccacaacaacagtggcttTGGAGAGTGGTGTGGGAACCTCAGAGAGATACCAAACAACCACAG AAAAGAATCCAACGGAGCTGGTGTTCAGAGGTACCTCAGTAATCCCTTGGACTCCACGAGGCCCTACCACTGTGACAG ATCTGCCCCTAACAGTAATGACTTCTGAGAATGATGTAGGAAATCCGGGAAAGAATCATACAACTAAAG ATTTCCAGAAGACTCGCCTGTCCCTGTACCTGATCATCCTGATTGCTGTGGTTTGTGGTGCTGTGGTTTTCCTTATCGTCTTTATCTTGTGCATTAGAAAGCCCAAAAGTG ctataaCAACTCAATGA
- the LOC104145673 gene encoding V-set and immunoglobulin domain-containing protein 4 isoform X3: MEKIVWIAVFVKAFISCSAILDLSGLHQINGTWKGSTALPCTYVPSEGFTQQTLIWSMERDYSTSAIFRRDNSGDHVLLSRFRDRVSVPENSPGDVTLQIKSLEIPDSGHYTCQVTWRSKNNSLITKEVTTIVKVVKVAVTKPIIRAGELGLMVPAGARTSLTCVATGSPPISYRWFLGEPGGKARLLGSQAELTFDSLRPSDSGKYYCEAENRVGARVAQQSDAVELTVRELPAATPTSGKDVVSVGPPTPIATGLQWGSLLPYLIVLAAGLCGAALVAVAVAIARRGKTRDEALYEVAL, from the exons ATGGAAAAAATAGTATGGATAGCAGTGTTTGTGAAGGCTTTCATCAGCTGTAGTG CCATCCTGGATCTGTCTGGCCTACACCAGATCAATGGGACATGGAAAGGATCCACTGCTTTACCTTGTACCTATGTGCCCTCAGAAGGTTTCACGCAGCAAACGCTCATCTGGAGCATGGAGCGAGACTATAGTACCTCTGCCATCTTTCGTAGGGATAACTCTGGTGACCACGTCTTGTTGTCTCGGTTCAGAGACCGTGTCAGTGTCCCAGAGAACAGCCCAGGGGATGTCACACTTCAAATCAAGAGCCTTGAAATCCCTGACAGTGGACACTACACCTGTCAAGTCACCTGGAGGTCTAAAAATAACAGCTTGATAACAAAGGAGGTGACCACTATAGTTAAAGTTGTCAAAG TTGCAGTGACTAAGCCCATCATCAGGGCTGGTGAGCTGGGACTGATGGTCCCGGCAGGAGCCAGGACCAGCCTGACCTGTGTGGCCACTGGATCCCCACCCATCAGCTACCGCTGGTTCCTGGGAGAGCCGGGAGGAAAAGCTCGGCTTCTGGGCAGTCAGGCCGAACTCACGTTTGACAGTCTGCGACCCTCCGACTCGGGGAAATACTACTGTGAAGCAGAAAACAGGGTTGGGGCACGTGTCGCGCAGCAGAGCGATGCTGTAGAGCTGACAGTGAGAG agctgcctgcagcaacGCCAACCTCTGGGAAGGATGTCGTTTCAGTAGGGCCTCCCACTCCCATTGCCACAG ggctgcagtggggcagccTGCTGCCATACCTCATCGTCCTGGCCGCCGGGCTCTGCGGGGCCGCGCTCGTCGCTGTTGCCGTGGCCATCGCGCGCCGAGGGAAGACGAGGGACG
- the LOC104145674 gene encoding V-set and immunoglobulin domain-containing protein 4 isoform X1, producing MGMLVRTAVLMNPLLLCNALLDLIGPGEIVGVWKGFNILPCTYVPVKDFVQQTVIWTVVHDQSSGTVFRRDDSGDHILLSEYRDRVSVVKNSPGNVSLHIWKLEISDRGTYTCQVTWKTSNNSLITNEITTRVEVVKVAVTKPIIRAGELGLMVPAGARTSLTCVATGSPPISYRWFLGEPGGKARLLGSQAELTFDSLRPSDSGKYYCEAENRVGARVAQQSDAVELTVRDLPTTTVALESGVGTSERYQTTTEKNPTELVFRGTSVIPWTPRGPTTVTDLPLTVMTSENDVGNPGKNHTTKDFQKTRLSLYLIILIAVVCGAVVFLIVFILCIRKPKSAHVYEVKLYNNSMRAEASSRFDSVGLYEEPISSTENNYVTEPMKSNRSEETNMKENKYDALGNAKESEYEVGDTV from the exons ATGGGAATGCTGGTGAGAACTGCTGTGCTTATGAATCCTCTTCTTCTCTGCAATG ctcttctGGACCTGATTGGCCCCGGTGAAATTGTAGGAGTGTGGAAGGGATTTAACATCTTGCCATGTACCTATGTGCCCGTGAAGGACTTTGTGCAGCAAACGGTTATTTGGACTGTGGTACATGACCAAAGTTCAGGCACTGTTTTTAGGAGGGATGACTCTGGTGATCACATTCTACTCTCTGAGTACAGAGATAGGGTCAGTGTTGTGAAGAACTCTCCAGGGAACGTGTCTCTTCATATTTGGAAACTTGAAATCTCCGACAGGGGAACCTACACTTGCCAAGTCACCTGGAAAACCAGCAACAACAGCCTGATAACAAATGAGATCACCACCAGAGTTGAGGTTGTTAAAG TTGCAGTGACTAAGCCCATCATCAGGGCTGGTGAGCTGGGACTGATGGTCCCGGCAGGAGCCAGGACCAGCCTGACCTGTGTGGCCACTGGATCCCCACCCATCAGCTACCGCTGGTTCCTGGGAGAGCCGGGAGGAAAAGCTCGGCTTCTGGGCAGTCAGGCCGAACTCACGTTTGACAGTCTGCGACCCTCCGACTCGGGGAAATACTACTGTGAAGCAGAAAACAGGGTTGGGGCACGTGTCGCGCAGCAGAGCGATGCTGTAGAGCTGACAGTGAGAG ATCTgcccacaacaacagtggcttTGGAGAGTGGTGTGGGAACCTCAGAGAGATACCAAACAACCACAG AAAAGAATCCAACGGAGCTGGTGTTCAGAGGTACCTCAGTAATCCCTTGGACTCCACGAGGCCCTACCACTGTGACAG ATCTGCCCCTAACAGTAATGACTTCTGAGAATGATGTAGGAAATCCGGGAAAGAATCATACAACTAAAG ATTTCCAGAAGACTCGCCTGTCCCTGTACCTGATCATCCTGATTGCTGTGGTTTGTGGTGCTGTGGTTTTCCTTATCGTCTTTATCTTGTGCATTAGAAAGCCCAAAAGTG CACATGTCTATGAAGTAAAACT ctataaCAACTCAATGAGAGCAGAGGCTTCTTCAAGATTTGATAGTGTGGGTCTTTATGAAGAACCCATCTCCTCTACTGAAAACAACTATGTGACAGAGCCCATGAAAAGCAACAGATCTGAAGAAACAAACATGAAAGAGAACAAATATGACGCACTTGGAAATGCAAAGGAATCTGAATATGAAGTGGGGGACACTGTATAA